Genomic window (Gammaproteobacteria bacterium):
CCCGGGTCTGGGGCTTCCACAGCAGCAGGTACTCGCCCTGCCAGAAGTTGGCGATCTCGCCGGCGGCGACCTGGTAATCATGGCCGGCGATGCTCAGGTCCCCCGTCCGGTCGTCGAGCGCGGTGAGCACGGCCTGGTGCTCGATGCCCTTGTGGCTGCGCAGGCTGAGTATCACCGGCGTATCGAGTGCCGCCACGTCATCGAGCGTGCCGTGCTGGAGCAGGCAGCGCAGCCCGCTGGCCTCGGCCTGCTGGCAGGCGCCGTCCGGTCCCGGCTGGTAGCTGGCGTTCCAGAGCGTGAACAGCCGCGTGTAGGCGGCATCCGCATCGGCGGTCGCCGGCAGGGCATCGAGCGCCTCGCCCAGCGAATCGAGTCCCGGGCTGCGCTCGATGGTACCCGCCGCGGTCGGTGTCGCCGTCGTCGCCAGGGCCGGGGCATCCGCCGGTGCCTGGCCGCCATCCCGTCCGGGCAGCCACCACGCGGCGACCAGCAAGGCCACGAGGCCTGCCGCCGGCAGGATCCCGAGGCCGAGCCAGCGGATCCACGGCGGCAGCGCCACCCCTGGCCGGTCGTAGACCTCCGCCGCCGCGCGCCGGACGATGGCTGGCGTCACCTGGCTGGACTCGGCGGTGAACGCGCCCAGCAGGGCACGGTCGGCGATCACGTTGATCATGCGCGGGATGCCGCGGCCGAGCCGGTAGATTTCGCCACGCGCGCCGCGGGCGAAGATGCGCCCGACGCCGCCCGCGACCTTCACCCGGTGGTCGATGTAGGCCTCGGCCTCGGGTCGTGACAGCGGCTCGAGGTGATAGCGCCCGGTGATGCGCTGCGCCAGCTGCCGCATGTCGTTGCGCGCCAGCAGCACCCGCAGCTCCGGCTGGCCGATGAGGATGATCTGCAGCAGCTTCTGCTTGGTGGTCTCCAGGTTGGTCAGCAGGCGCACCTGTTCGAGCACGTCGGGCTTGAGGTTCTGCGCCTCGTCGACGATCAGGATGGTGCGGCGGCCGCGGCTGTGGTTCTCGAGCAGGAAGCGGTTGAGCGCATCGGTGAGCGCCTTGATGCTGCCACGGGCTTCCGGCAGCGGCACCCCGAGTTCCTCGCAGATGGCGCAGAGGAACTCGATGCGCGTCAGCTGCGGGTTGAGCACCAGCGCCACGTCGGCGGTGTCGGGCAGCTGCTGCAGCAGGCTGCGCACCAGCGTGGTCTTGCCGGTGCCGACCTCGCCGGTCAGCTGGATGAAGCCGCCTGCTTCCCTGACCCCGTAGAGCAGGTGCGCGAGCGCCTCGGCGTGGCGCTCGCTCATGAAGAGGTAGCGCGGATCCGGGGTGATCGAGAACGGCTTTTCGTGCAGGCCGAAGAAGCTGGTGTACATCGCCACCCATTCTAGCCCTGCGCTGGCCCGCGGGGCGCTGCCGCCTGTGACCGGGGTCTCGTGCCGGCCGTGCCTACTCGCTGCGCAGCATGGTGTAGCGGGCCATCCAGCGCAGGCCCTCGGCACGCTCGCCCAGGTCGGCGATGGCCGCGATGGCGACATCGAGGAGCTGGTCGGTCCTGGCCTGCGCCTGCTCGAGGCCGAACAGGCCGGGGTAGGTCGCCTTGGCCTTCACCGCATCCGAGCTCGGATCCGCGCCGGGCAGCGTGCAGTCCAGGATGTCGTCGCGGATCTGGTAGGCGATGCCCAGGGCGTCGGCGAAAATTTCCAGCTGGTGCAGCTGCGTCGTGGAGACCTGCGGCGAGCAGTGCGCCGCCAGCAGTACGCTGGCGCGCAACAGCCGTCCGGTCTTGAGGCGGAACATGTGCTCGAGCTCGGCCGGGTCCAGGCGACGGCGCTCGGCCTCCAGGTCCATGGCCTGGCCACCGGCAATCCCGTTGGGACCGCAGGACTCGCTGAGCAGTGCCACCAACCGCAGCTGCATCTCCGGTTCGGTCGCCAGCGGTGGAGCGGTCGCCAGCACCTCGAAGGCCAGCGGCTGCAGGGCGTCGGCGGCGAGGATGGCGGTGGCCTCGTCGAAGGCGCGATGGGTGGACGGCCGGCCGCGGCGCAGGTCGTCGTCATCCATCGCCGGCAGGTCATCGTGGATCAGCGAGAAGGCGTGCATCAGCTCGATGGCCACGGCCGGGGCGTCGAGCCGGTCGGGCTGCACCGCGAACGCTTCGCCGGTGGCGTAGACCAGCAGCGGCCGCAGCCGCTTGCCGCCACCGAGCACCGAGTAGCGCATGGCCTCGTGCAGCTTGCGCGGTGATCGCGAGCTGTCGGGCAGCGCGCGTTCCAGCGCCTGCTCCGTCCGCTCGAGGTAGGCCGGTATGCGATCGGCGAATGTCACGAGACCTGCGCGGGGTTGCCGCCATCGCCCAAAGGCCCACAAGGATAGACGATAATCCCGCCACCATGCCTGCGCCGCTCACCGCCACGGCCATCGCGCATCCGAACATTGCCCTGGTGAAGTACTGGGGCAAGCGTGACGATGCCGCGAACCTGCCGGCCACGGGGTCGCTGTCCGTGACGCTGGATGCCATGCGCTCGCGTACCCGGGTGCGGTTCGAGCCCGGCCGCAGCGGCGACAGCGTGCGGCTCGACGGCCGCGAGGATGCCGGCACCAGCCGGCGCGTCAGTGCCTGCCTCGACCTGCTGCGCCGGCGGGCGGGCGTGCGCCACGGTGCGGTGGTCGACAGCGACAACGATTTTCCGACGGGAGCGGGCCTGGCTTCCTCGGCCTCGGGTTTCGCCGCGCTGGTCACGGCGGCTGCAGCGGCACTGGGCCTCGACCTCCCGCTCGACGAGCTGGCCCGCGTGGCGCGCCTCGGCTCCGGCTCGGCGCCGCGCTCGCTGTTCGGCGGCTTCGCGCTGCTGCGCAACCGGGCCGATGGCGAAGTGGCGGTCGGGCCGTTGCTGGCGGCTGAAGCCTGGCCGCTGCGCGTGGTCATCGCCATCACGTCGGCGGCGCACAAGGAAGTGAGCTCGCGTGACGGCATGGCAGCCAGCAGGGAGACCTCGCCCTACTACGGTGAGTGGCTGCACAGCCATGCCGCGGATCTCGACGCCGGCGTGCGCCATGTGCAGGGCCGGGACTTCACGGCGCTGGCGACGCTCGCCGAGCACAGCTGCCTGAAGATGCACGCCGTGATGATGACGACGCGCCCGCCGCTGCTCTACTGGATGCCGGCCACGCTGGGCTGCCTGCAGGCGGTGCAGGCGTTGCGGCGCGCGGGGACCCCGGTGTTCTTCACCATCGATGCCGGGCCGCAGGTCAAGGCGGTATGCGAGCCGGCCGCGGTGCCGGCCGTGCGCGAGGCGCTGGCCGCGGTGCCGGGCGTCATCCGGGTCGTCGACAGCGGCCTCGGGCCGGGAGCGTACTGCCTCGATGCCTGAAGCCGATGCCCCCGGCAAGCTCGTCATCTGCGGCGAGTACGCGGTGCTGGCGGGTGCGCCTGCCATTGCCGTCGCCGTCGATGTCCGGGCGCGTGCCCGGGCGACCGCCGCTGCCGGACCCTGCCGCCTCGTCCTGCCTGGCGCAGGGAGCTGGGAGTTCGACTGGGACGCCGATGGCCGGCCGCGCTGGCGTGATGTGCCCGATGCCGGCCAGGGTGCGCTGCTGGATGCCGTGGCGGCCACGCTCGCCGAGGCCGGGAGCGGGCTGCGACAGCCGCTGGCCGTCGAACTGGACACCCGCAGCTTCCATAGCGCCGGCGGCGACAAGCTCGGCCTCGGCTCCAGCTCTGCCCTCACCGTGGCGCTGACCGCCGTCCTGGCCGCCGCGGCCGGCCGTCAGCTGCCGGGGTCAGAGGCCCTGTTCCAGCTTGCCCATGCCGCGCACCGCCGCCTTCAGTCTGGCGGCGGCAGCGGCATCGACGTGGCGGCCGCGGTGTACGGTGGTGTGCTCGCGCTGCTGCCGGATGCCCGGGTCGAAGTGCTGGGATGGCCGTCGGGGCTGCACTGGCTCGCGGCCTGGTCGGGCCGAGGCGCGCCGACGCAACCCCTGGTCAGGCGCTTCATGACCTACCGGGAGGGCGCCAGCCCTGCCGGCGGGGCGTTGCTCGAGCGCCTGCGGGCGGCAGCGGATGCCACGCTCGCTGCCTGGCGTCACGGGACCGCGGTGCCGGTGCTTGCGGCCCTGGCCGATTATCGTCAGGCGCTGGAAGAACTGGATGCCGATGCCGGTATCGGCATCGCCACGCCCGCGCACCGGCAGCTGGCGGCGCTCGCCGCGGATGCCGGCTGCCTCTACAAGACTTCCGGCGCGGGCGGCGGCGACTTCGGCCTGCTGCTGTCCGATGACCCGGCAGCAATCGGGCGCGCGGCCCGGCGGCTGGCCGAGGCCGGGGTCATGACCATCACAGGCGGGGCAGGAGTCGGCGGCGTCGCACGCGGCTGACGGGGCAGCCGCTCACCGCGACGCCCGCAGGCGCCGCGGTGAGGGCGTACGCGGTCACTCCACCGTGATGGTGATCTTCTCCGAAGCGACCGGCGGGTCGTGGGGCACGTGGTGGGCGTCGCCCAGCAGCAGCTGCAGCGTATGCTGGCCCGGAGGCAGCTGGATCTCGGCCTCCGTCTGTGCCTTGCCGAAGTGCAGGTGATTGGCGTCGGTCGGAATGGGCTGGTCGAGCGGCGGCATGTCGGTGTCGATCAGCAGGTGATGATGGCCGCTGTCCGGAGTGGTATCGCCGGCCGGCGCGAGCGTCATGCCCTCGATGCCGAAGGTCACCTTCACCGGCGACTTCACCGTGGCGCCGTTGGCCGGGCTGGTGATGCTCACCCTGGCGCCGGCGGGCGAGGGCGTGCGCGGCAGGGTTGCCGGTGCGGCCTCGGCGGGCGCGGATGCAGTTTGCGCGGGGGGCGGTGGAGGTGCGGTCTCCGGCGCGGGCTTGCCGCCGCAGGCGGCGAGGGCCAGGGCCAGCGTGAACAGGGTGGTGGCGTGCAAGCAGGTCTTCATGATGTGCTCCCGGAAAGTGGGGGGGCACATGTTACCGGAGAAGGAGCCTGCGGCCGGCGGGCGTTCGCCCGGCCCCGTGCTGAGGCGGGACCATGCCGGTCCCTGAAGGGAGCGGGCGGCGAACCGTGACGCGGTTCACGTCGGCAATGCTTACAGATCGGCGCGAAAAACCCGTTGCGACAGTGCCAAGTTCCTGAAAGAATTCGGCTGGCACGGCACTTGCAGTTACCCACCCGGACAAGATTGCCCTGCTTCCACAAAACATAATGAAAGTGCGCCGCATGATGACCCAGATCCGCCGCTTCGCCCGCCTGACCCCGCTGCTCCTGGCTGCCGTGGCCCTGCCGGCCAATGCCAGCCTCATCGTGGACTCGGCGGTGACTTCGTTCTTCATTCCGCACGCGACGACCACCGATACGGTGGGCAACGACATGCCGCTGCCCCGGCCGAGCACCCTGTACTTTGGCCAGGTGCGTGCGACCGGCACGGGAGTTGTCGATTTCTTTTACATCGGCAAGGAAGCGGGCTTCACCAACAAGTTCTATGTGAAGGACAACCTGCTGGCCTCCACGGCCAGCCAGCCCGACAGCTTCAATGCGCCTTTCCCGCTGATCGGTTCGCTGGCGGTTTCGGCCGGGCAGCTGCTCGACTTCGGCTTCTGCACCGATGGCGGCGACAAGGTTCTCGGCTCGCGCTGTGTCTGGAACGACAGCGCCCTGTCGATCGTCAGCCAGTACAACCATGACCGCGTCGGCGGCTATCGCAGCATCGGCTATGCCACGGCCGACATCTTCGATCCGGCGACGGGTGCGCGCAGCTTCGGCAGCGGCCTCGGGCCCAGCGACAACCTGTTCGCCTTCTGGGATGATTCCGGTGCCCGCAACGATGACAACCACGACGACATGATCATCGGCATGCGCTTCACCCGGGTGGACGAGCCCACCTCGCTGGCTCTGGCCGCGACCGGCCTGCTGGGCCTGCTCTGGGTCGGCAGCCGCCGCAACCGTGGTGCCTCCCGCGCCGCCTGACGCGACACCTCGATAACGAAAAAAGCGGCGCCTTCGGGCGCCGTTTTTTTTGCTCAGCCGGCGGTCGTCCCGGGCAGCGGATAGCCCCGTGCCGGCTCGCGTCCGATGCCATCCGGCGCGAAGTCATCGACACCGGTGATTTCCATGACCAGCGCATCCTGGCGGCGCATCTGCTCGGCCTCGCTGGCGTTGAGGATGCCCTGGCGTTCGGCGGAGTCGATCTGTTCCAGCGGATGGTCCTCGAGGATCAGGCCGCTGCGCACGGCGTCGCGCAGGCGCTGCTCGAGCGGCACCAGCGCCTCGGCGGTCTCCAGCGCCCGTTGCAGGGCACCGAGCGGGCTGCCGGGCTCGTCGGCCGCGTAGATGCAGGAACACAGGCGTTCGCGGGTCTCGGTCGGGTGGGTGACCAGCGCGACGATCTCCTGGCCAAGCTCGTCGGAGGGCGCGGAGAACATGCGGCCGCGGGGGAAGATCAGCGAGCGCAGGCCGGCCGCCACCCAGCGGTTCGGCAGGTTGCGCAGGAAGCCGTGCAGCTGCTCCTGGGCGTGGTAGAGCAGCGTACGGCAGCTCCACTCCACCAGCGGCAGGTCCGCCGCCTGGCGGCCCTGGTTCTCGTAGTGCTTCAGCACCATGCTGGCGAGGTACATGGCGCTGAAGACGTCGCCCAGGCGCGCGGACAGCAGCTCGCGCCGCTTCAGGCCGCCACCGAGGGTCAGCATGGCGACGTCGGCTGCCAGCGCGAAGGCGGCGCTGTAGCGGTTGATGTGCTGGTAGTACCGGGCGGTGGGTCCGTCGGCGGGCACATTGCTGTAGCGGGCGTTGGTCAGCGCCAGCCAGAACGAGCGGGCGGCATTGCTCACCGCATAGCCGATGTGGCCGAACAGGTGGCGGTCGAACTCGATCAGTGCCTGCTCGAAATCCGGGTCCTTGGCCGCTTCCATCTCCTTCAGCACGAACGGGTGGCAGCGGATGGCGCCCTGGCCGAAGATGATCAGGCTGCGGGTGAGGATGTTGGCACCTTCCACGGTGATGGCCACCGGCAGCACCTCGTAGTTGCGCGCCAGGTAGTTCTTCGGCCCCAGCATGATGCCCTTGCCGCCGTGCACGTCCATGGCATCGTTGGCGATCCTGCGCGCCAGCTCCGTGCAGTGGTACTTGAGGATGGCCGAGGGCACGGAGGGCTTCTCGCCGCGGCCGAGCACGGTGCAGGTCACCGTCACGGCGGCATTGATGATGTAGGTGTGGCCGGCGATGCGTGCCAGCGCCTCGCCCACGCCCTCGAACTGGCCGATGGGCAGGTTGAACTGCCGGCGGATGCGGGCATACGCGCCGGTGGCGTGCACCGCCGCGCGGCCGCCGCCCATGGCATTGGCCGGCAGCGTCACGCCACGGCCGGCGGAGAGCTGCTCCACCAGCATGCGCCAGCCCTGGCCGGCCCGCTCACGGCCGCCGATGATGTAATCCACCGGCACGAACACATCGCGGCCCTGCGTCGGCCCGTTCTGGAAGGGGATGTTGATCGGGAAATGCCGGCGGCCGATGTCGATGCCGGGCAGGTCGGTGGGGATGAGCGCCGCGGTGATGCCGTATTCGTCGCGGTCGCCGATCAGGTGCTCGGGGTCATGGAGCTTGAAGGCCAGGCCCAGCACCGTGGCGATGGGGGCGAGCGTGATGTAGCGCTTGTCCCAGTTGAGCCGGATACCGATCATCTCCTCGTCACGGAAGCTGCCGCGGCAGACGACGCCGGTATCGAGGATCGACGAGGCATCCGAGCCGACACGCGGGCTGGTGAGCGCGAAGCAGGGAATCTCCTCGCCCCGGGCCAGGCGCGGCAGGTAGTGGTCCTTCTGCGCGTCGGTGCCGTAGTGGAGCAGCAGCTCCGCGGGCCCCAGGGAGTTCGGCACGCCGATGGTGGAGGAGAGGACGGCGCTGCGGCTCGCCAGCTTCGACAGCACCATGGCGACGGCGAGTGGCGAGAACTCCAGGCCGCCGTAGCGGCGCGGGATGATCATCGCGAAGAAGCGCTGCTCGATGATGTATTCCCAGATTTCCCGCGGCAGGTCGCCGATCTCGTGGGTGACCTGCCAGTCATCGACGCGGCGGCAGAGTTCCTCGGTGGGCCCATCGAGGAAGGCGCGCTCCGCGTCGGAGAGCCGTGGCGGTGGCAGCGCCTCCAGCTTCGACCAGTCGGGCAGCCCGGTGAACAGCTCGCCGTCCCACCACACCGTGCCGGCCTCGAGGGCCTCGCGCTCGGTCTGCGAGATGCTCGGCACCAGCGTGCGGTAGAAGCGCAGCAGCGGTGCGGTCACGTGCTCGCGCCGCAGCTCACCGAGGTTCAGCACGGCCAGCGCGGCCCAGCCCGCCAGCAGCAGCAGGTTCCACCACCACCAGGCCTCGCCCAGCGCCATGTACGCCAGCAGCGCCAGGCCCAGCGTCACGGTGGACGTGCGCAGGTCCACGCGCCGGTAGGCCAGCGCCAGGGCTACCCCGGCCAGCGCCAGGGTCCAGAACAGCCAGGTGATGAAATCCAGCACGGCGGGGTCCTCCGGGGGGATGGGCCGGGCACCTGCCGGATATTAACGAAAAGGCCGGGCCTGGGCCCGGCCCCGGCCGGCGCTGCCTAGCGAGGCAGCAGCTCGGCGATGGCGGCGCGCTCCTCGCGCAGTTCCTTCTCGGTGGCGTCCATGCGCGCGCGGCTGAAATCGCTGACCGGCAGGCCCTGGACGATCTCGTACTTGCCCTTGGCGCAGCGGCAGGGATAGGAGTAGATGATTCCTTCCTTGATGCCGTAGCTGCCGTCCGACGGCACGGCCATGCTGACCCAGTCATCGCCCGGAGTGCCGAGTGCCCAGTCGCGGATGTGATCGATCGCCGCCGAGGCGGCCGAGGCCGCGCTGGAGAGGCCCCGCGCCTTGATGATCGCCGCACCACGCTGCTGCACGGTCGGGATGAATTCGTTCGTCACCCACTCCTGCGGCACCAGGTCCCTGGCGGCGCGATCGTTGACCAGTGCCTGGCTGATGTCCGGGTACTGCGTGGAGGAGTGGTTGCCCCAGATCGTCATGCGCTTGATCTGGTTGACGTGGGTGGTGGTCCGGGCGGCTAGCTGTGCCAGGGCGCGGTTGTGGTCGAGGCGAGTCATCGCGGTGAAATTCGCCGGATTGAGGTCGGGCGCGTTGCGCTGGGCGATCAGTGCATTGGTGTTGGCCGGGTTGCCGACCACCAGCACGCGCAGGTTGCGGCTGGCATGCTCGTTCATCGCCTTGCCCTGCGCGGAGAAGATCCGGGCGTTCTCTTTCAGCAGGTCGGCGCGTTCCATGCCCGGGCCGCGGGGCTTGGCGCCCACCAGCAGCGCATAGTCGGCATCGCGGAAGGCTTCCTCTGCCTTGTCCGTGGCCACCACGCCCTGCAGGGCGGGGAAGGCGCAATCCTCGAGTTCCATCACCACGCCGCGCAGCGCGTTGAGCGCCGGGGTGATCTCCAGCAGCTGCAGGATCACCGGCTGGCTGGTGCCCAGCAACTGGCCCGAAGCGATGCGGAACGCAAGCTGGTAGCCGATCTGGCCGGCGGCGCCCGTAATGGTGACTCTGGCGGCTTGGGTCATGGGAAGCCTTCCTTCATGAAACTGGGGGTGATCGGCGATCCGTGGCCTCCGTGCCTGCCGCACGCGGCACCCCGGACCCTCGACGGGGCGGGGATTCTACCACCGAAAAAACACGGGACGGGAGGCGTACTTCCCGCAGTCCCGGGGGGCTACTTGGCGGTCTTCTTCTTGTAGATCTGCAGCTGCTCGTTGTAGCGGCCGGCCACGGCATTGAGGGCATCCACCGCGGCATTGTGCCGCTGCGTGTGCACCTTCTTCTGCTCCTCGGTGACCGTATCGCCCAGCGCCTTCTCTTCTTCATCGAGGCAGGCCAGGTAGCTCTCCACGGACGCCATGTACTGCTTCACCGACTGGTTGGCGGCCTTCATCTCGGCCTCGGTGGCGCTGGCGCCGCTCGGCAGGGTGATCTCGCCCGGGTACTCGCAGGCAGCCATGGCCGGCTGCAGGGCGATTGCGGCCAGGACGCTCAGCAGGATGGCGGATGACCTCATCATGGCAGTGCCTCTCGGGTTGGCGGCGCCGGTCGATTATGCCGCAGCGCCGGGGCGGTGCTCAACCGAACAGGCCGTGGAAGGCGGCCGGGCCGTGACGCTGCGCCACCAGCAGGTCCATGAACTGCGGGGCATTCATCGGCTCGCCGAACAGCAGGCCCTGGACGAAGTCGCAGCCGGTGGAGCGCAGGAATGCCAGCTGGTGGGGCGACTCCACGCCCTCGGCGATGACATCGAGCTTCAGGCCATGGCCCATCTGGATGATGGTGGCGACGATGGTGGCGTCATCGGCGTCGGTGGCGGCGTCGCGGACGAAGGACTGGTCGATCTTCAGCGTGTTGATCGGGAATTTCTGCAGGGCACTCAGCGAGGAATAGCCGGTGCCGAAATCGTCGATGGCGAGCGAGAGGCCCATGGCGTAGAGCTCGTCGAGGATCTTCACCGTGCGTTCCGGATCCTCCATGAGCGTGCTCTCGGTGATCTCCAGCTCGAGGCTGGCCGGCGGCACGCCATGGCGCTTGCAGATGGCGGCCACGCGCTGCGCGAAGTTGGGCTGGCGCAGCTGCTTCAGGGAGAGGTTCACGGCGATCTTGCCGGGGAAGGCCATCTGCGCCTGCCAGGCGTGGAAGTCGCGGCAGACACGATCCAGGACCCATTCGCCGATATCGAGGATGAGGTTGCTCTCCTCCGCCAGCGGGATGAACTCCGAGGGCAGGACGATGCCGCGGTCGGACATCTCCCAGCGCACCAGTGCCTCGCCGCCGGCGACACGGCCGCTGCGCAGGTCCACCTTGGGCTGGTACTGCAGCAGCAGCTCCTCGCGCTGGTAGGCCCGGCGCAGCTTGCTCTTCAGCATCAGCCGCTCGGTTGCGGCGGCGTTCATCTCCGGGTCGAAGAACTCGAAGCTGTCGCCGCCGGTGCGCTTGGCGTGGTACAGGGCCGAGTCGGCGCTGCGCACCAGATCGATCACGTTGCGGGCATCGACGGGGTAGGTGGCGATGCCGATGCTGACCGTCATGTAGATCTGGTGGCCGTGGTACGGCAGCATCCGCGCCAGTTCCGCGAGGATGGCGCGGGCCGTGTCCGCCAGATGCAGGCTCGCCGCCACCGCGTCGGCCGGGTTCTCGAGGATGATGCCGAACTCGTCCCCGGCGAAGCGGCCGATGATGGTGCCTGAGGGCAGCAGGCGGCCCAGCCTCTCGGTCAGCGTCTCCAGGCACAGGTCACCGGCGCTGTGGCCGTAGATGTCATTGATGTCCTTGAAGCGGTCGACGTCCAGGTACAGCAGCGCGAAGCCGCGCCCCTGGCGGCTGGCGCGCGCAATCGACCGCTGCAGCAGGTGCTGGAACTGCATGCGGTTGGGAACCTTGGTCAGGGCATCGATGCGCGCCAGGTAGCGGATGCGCTGCTCGGCGAGCTTGCGCTCGGCGATGTTGCGGGCGGCGATGATGAAACCGCGAAAGGCCGGGTCCGCATCGTGGATCGCCGAAATGGTGAAGGACACCGGCACCTCGCGCTGCGCCTGGTTGACCAGCGCGCCTTCGCGCGCGCTCGCGCCGGTGTCGCCCAGCGCGAACTGCCCGCTGTGCGCGGGCGCCACCAGCGAGGCGATCGGCCTGCCCACCAGCGCCGGTTCCGGCAGCTCCAGCAGGCGGCAGGCGGCGGCATTGACCCGGGTGACGACACCTTCCTGGCTGACGATGAACAGCGCCTCGCTCATGCTGCCGAGTACCTTGTCGAGGTAATCCCGGGAGATGGTGGTGGTCTGCAGTCTCCGGCGCAGTTCATCGAAGCTGGTGGCCAGGCGGCCCAGTTCGTCCTGGCGCGGCAGGACGATGGCGCCATCGTAATCGCCGGCACTCATGCGCTCGGCGCCGCGGGTGAGCAGGCGGATGTCGCCGACCTGGCGCCTGGCGAACACCACCAGCAGGGAGAAGATGCCGATCATCACCAGCAGGGCCAGGGCGAAGGCCCAGGTGACGGTGTCGCGGCCGAACTTCAGCACCAGCGCCGCGAGCAGGCTGCGCAGCACGCTGGCATCGGCGTTGGTCATGGTGGTGTCGAAGACCTGGCCCAGCGAGCCGGCGCCGTCGCCGCCGGGCAGCGGCATGCGCGCCACGATGAAGCTGTCACGGGTTTCCACCTCGCCGACACCGATATCGGCGAAGCGCTCCATCAGCGCCGGGTCACCGGAATGATGGATGGCATTCCCTGCCGCGTCGAACATCACGATCAGGCTGGCGCCGTCGAGCCTCGACAGGCGCCGCAGGGTGGTGTCCAACTCGGCCGGGCTGGCGTTGCGCGTCAGGGTGCCGACACGTTCGGCGACGATGCGCGTGGTGCTGTGCGCATGCTCCGCGATGCGCGCCACCATCTGGTCCTGGAACACCAGGGCGCTCTGGCTGAGCGCCGTGTCGAGCGAGGAGCGGAAGGCCACGTAGAGGCTGAGGCCGGTGAGCGCGATCGCCACGGCGCAGATGGCCGCGGTGATCAGCAGGTACTTCGGCAGCAGGCTGAGTGGCTTCATTGGCTGGCTCGCGATGCGTCCGCTCGCGCTTGTTGTTGTGCCGGTGCCCCGGGTCGGCTTGCAGCTGATTCTAGCAGCGGCGGGGCCGGGCGGCCGACAGCGCGAAAGGGACTGCCGGTGGGGGACCCGGTGCTGCCGTTCAGCCGCACATCCCTGTGCGGCCTCACTGCCTGTCGGGCTCGCTTTCGCTGTCCCTGCGCCGCTCGCCCTCCAGGCGCGCACCGGGTCCCCCACCGGCAGTCCCTTCCCCCCTGCGCCGCGGGCTCTCCATCGCAGTGCGAACTCGCGCAGAAAAATCCGGCCGGGCCGGGGCTACAATGGCCGCGCACCGGGTTGTGTCGAGCGTGGTTACCCCCCTGACCATCGTGTCCAAGAGTGCGCTGATCGTCGATGACAGCCGGACCGCCCGCCAGGCGCTGGGCACCGTGCTGGAAGCCAACCGCCTGCGGGTGGAGACGGCGGCGTCCGCGGAGGAGGCGCTCGAATTCCTGAGCCACAGCCGCCCCGACGTGATCTTCATGGATCACCTGATGCCGGGCATGGACGGCCTCCAGGCCGTCAAGGCCATCAAGACCAACCCGGCCACCGCCACCATCCCGATCATGATGTACACCTCCCAGGGCGGCGAGCTCTATGTCGGGCAGGCGCGCGCATTGGGCGCCCTCGGCGTGCTGCCCAAGCAGATCAAGCCGGTGGAAGTTTCCGAGCTGCTGAAGTCGCTGCATCTCGTGGAAGCCGCCGCCGACGGGCGCCACGCCGCGGATGAGCCGGTACCGGCAGCCGGGGCTGATCCGGCCCCTGTCCCGGCCCAGGCTCAGACCCAGGCCCAGGTCCAGGCCCAGGCCCAGGCAAACCCCCGCGGCGATCTCGAACTCTGGGTGCAGTCGTTGCTGGCACACCAGTCGCAGGAGATCCGTGCCGATGTGCAGGCCGCGGTGAGCCGGGCCCTGCGCGAGCATGAGGCGGCGCGCGAGGCTGCCGCGGCAGTACCGCCGCCTGCCCGCCGCCGGGCCGCACCGCTGCTGCTGGTGTTGCTGGCGCTGGTCGCGGTGTCTGCCACGTTCTTCATGCTCAACCTCGATGCGCAGCGCAAGTGGCGCAGCGCCGTGCAGCAGAACGCAAGCCTGGTGGATGCGCTCAACGAACGCCGCAACGCCACGGCGGCCGCTGTCGATGACAGCACCCTGAAGGTGGCGGCAGCGCGCGATGCGGCGGCCGGCCGCTATGCCGACTTCATCGCTGCAGTGGAATGGGGCGTCAACCAGGCGGCGCTGTTTCCGCCGGGTGGCGAGCCATTCGCCGGCCAGAGGCTGGAGGTCCTGCGCGGCCTGGTGGACCGGCTGACGGCCCTGGGTTTCA
Coding sequences:
- a CDS encoding acyl-CoA dehydrogenase, coding for MFWTLALAGVALALAYRRVDLRTSTVTLGLALLAYMALGEAWWWWNLLLLAGWAALAVLNLGELRREHVTAPLLRFYRTLVPSISQTEREALEAGTVWWDGELFTGLPDWSKLEALPPPRLSDAERAFLDGPTEELCRRVDDWQVTHEIGDLPREIWEYIIEQRFFAMIIPRRYGGLEFSPLAVAMVLSKLASRSAVLSSTIGVPNSLGPAELLLHYGTDAQKDHYLPRLARGEEIPCFALTSPRVGSDASSILDTGVVCRGSFRDEEMIGIRLNWDKRYITLAPIATVLGLAFKLHDPEHLIGDRDEYGITAALIPTDLPGIDIGRRHFPINIPFQNGPTQGRDVFVPVDYIIGGRERAGQGWRMLVEQLSAGRGVTLPANAMGGGRAAVHATGAYARIRRQFNLPIGQFEGVGEALARIAGHTYIINAAVTVTCTVLGRGEKPSVPSAILKYHCTELARRIANDAMDVHGGKGIMLGPKNYLARNYEVLPVAITVEGANILTRSLIIFGQGAIRCHPFVLKEMEAAKDPDFEQALIEFDRHLFGHIGYAVSNAARSFWLALTNARYSNVPADGPTARYYQHINRYSAAFALAADVAMLTLGGGLKRRELLSARLGDVFSAMYLASMVLKHYENQGRQAADLPLVEWSCRTLLYHAQEQLHGFLRNLPNRWVAAGLRSLIFPRGRMFSAPSDELGQEIVALVTHPTETRERLCSCIYAADEPGSPLGALQRALETAEALVPLEQRLRDAVRSGLILEDHPLEQIDSAERQGILNASEAEQMRRQDALVMEITGVDDFAPDGIGREPARGYPLPGTTAG
- a CDS encoding malate dehydrogenase; the encoded protein is MTQAARVTITGAAGQIGYQLAFRIASGQLLGTSQPVILQLLEITPALNALRGVVMELEDCAFPALQGVVATDKAEEAFRDADYALLVGAKPRGPGMERADLLKENARIFSAQGKAMNEHASRNLRVLVVGNPANTNALIAQRNAPDLNPANFTAMTRLDHNRALAQLAARTTTHVNQIKRMTIWGNHSSTQYPDISQALVNDRAARDLVPQEWVTNEFIPTVQQRGAAIIKARGLSSAASAASAAIDHIRDWALGTPGDDWVSMAVPSDGSYGIKEGIIYSYPCRCAKGKYEIVQGLPVSDFSRARMDATEKELREERAAIAELLPR
- a CDS encoding EAL domain-containing protein, with the translated sequence MKPLSLLPKYLLITAAICAVAIALTGLSLYVAFRSSLDTALSQSALVFQDQMVARIAEHAHSTTRIVAERVGTLTRNASPAELDTTLRRLSRLDGASLIVMFDAAGNAIHHSGDPALMERFADIGVGEVETRDSFIVARMPLPGGDGAGSLGQVFDTTMTNADASVLRSLLAALVLKFGRDTVTWAFALALLVMIGIFSLLVVFARRQVGDIRLLTRGAERMSAGDYDGAIVLPRQDELGRLATSFDELRRRLQTTTISRDYLDKVLGSMSEALFIVSQEGVVTRVNAAACRLLELPEPALVGRPIASLVAPAHSGQFALGDTGASAREGALVNQAQREVPVSFTISAIHDADPAFRGFIIAARNIAERKLAEQRIRYLARIDALTKVPNRMQFQHLLQRSIARASRQGRGFALLYLDVDRFKDINDIYGHSAGDLCLETLTERLGRLLPSGTIIGRFAGDEFGIILENPADAVAASLHLADTARAILAELARMLPYHGHQIYMTVSIGIATYPVDARNVIDLVRSADSALYHAKRTGGDSFEFFDPEMNAAATERLMLKSKLRRAYQREELLLQYQPKVDLRSGRVAGGEALVRWEMSDRGIVLPSEFIPLAEESNLILDIGEWVLDRVCRDFHAWQAQMAFPGKIAVNLSLKQLRQPNFAQRVAAICKRHGVPPASLELEITESTLMEDPERTVKILDELYAMGLSLAIDDFGTGYSSLSALQKFPINTLKIDQSFVRDAATDADDATIVATIIQMGHGLKLDVIAEGVESPHQLAFLRSTGCDFVQGLLFGEPMNAPQFMDLLVAQRHGPAAFHGLFG